The following are encoded together in the bacterium genome:
- a CDS encoding T9SS type A sorting domain-containing protein, which produces MAFPNPGNKHIYFQLQTSAGSEIEINFYNFTGERIAILRQRLDQTRILPWNCENIAPGVYMAVIKLDGRIWEKLKISIVR; this is translated from the coding sequence TTGGCATTTCCCAATCCGGGCAACAAGCATATTTATTTTCAACTTCAAACTTCGGCCGGCTCTGAAATTGAAATTAATTTCTATAATTTTACCGGTGAGCGGATAGCGATATTAAGACAGCGTTTGGATCAAACCCGGATACTTCCCTGGAATTGTGAGAATATCGCACCGGGAGTTTATATGGCTGTGATTAAGCTAGATGGCCGGATATGGGAGAAGCTTAAAATCAGCATCGTCAGATAA
- a CDS encoding T9SS type A sorting domain-containing protein, translating into MKKVFRFVVSIFVLILIVSEVSALTYTVTSTANDGTGSLREAIGFSDLSTSVTDTIDFNVSGPITLTADLSISDQVIIEGYGTTIQSTGTSSGVTLLYFDTGSSNSIINDLVLINSENAIQTNFTGISGITITGCLIGTDYNSATDQSNSNGIYFRSSPNNIIGGLIAAQRNVISCNINAGIYLWGQSDSNSICGNYIGTNIDGSAGLGVQATGIHINATVSDLLVGGLVAGAGNIIAGNSSNGIYIATTNVGDNNRFVGNYFSINATGDAVISNGNWSIFVGGSDGIWIEGNSFGKGILMRQSAINASNLAQYNTLVNNRFGILPDGSTTALAYAIDIYGGANNYIGLTNGNGNLFSSATGSAIWFRDGSVVISTNNESNGNTMVACTNMIVDSSSAPGTAPVINYAAENIVVSGISGANDYIEVFVTTDGSDTLRFVGSTTADGSGFWNFNPGTSCLDGETVIATAKGGTNNTSVFSNTQIVTNVAPTVTNTNTNTATQTYTPTLTATPTATITNTPTASPTVTIIEASMTITLTTTPINALAGLDLNGKKVLAYPNPASDEVKFLMHLDNAASIEIVIYNMSGEKTITVTEELLAGHGQVIILDSQELAPGFYIAKINKNGKKFEVLKLAIVH; encoded by the coding sequence ATGAAAAAAGTATTTCGATTTGTAGTATCAATTTTTGTATTGATTTTAATTGTCTCTGAAGTTTCTGCTCTCACTTACACAGTTACTAGTACAGCAAATGATGGAACAGGTTCCTTGCGCGAAGCTATAGGTTTTTCGGATCTCAGCACAAGTGTAACTGATACAATTGATTTTAATGTATCTGGTCCAATCACATTGACTGCTGATTTATCTATATCTGATCAAGTGATTATAGAAGGTTACGGAACCACAATTCAGTCAACCGGAACTTCTTCAGGAGTAACATTATTATATTTTGATACTGGTAGTAGTAATTCAATTATTAATGATTTAGTGCTGATTAATAGTGAGAATGCAATTCAGACAAATTTTACTGGAATATCTGGAATAACTATTACGGGTTGTTTGATCGGCACGGATTATAATAGCGCAACAGATCAAAGTAATTCAAACGGTATATATTTTCGTTCCAGTCCAAATAATATTATTGGCGGATTGATTGCAGCGCAACGAAATGTAATTTCTTGTAATATTAATGCTGGGATTTATTTATGGGGACAGTCTGATTCGAATTCTATTTGCGGGAATTATATTGGAACCAACATTGATGGGAGCGCTGGTTTAGGAGTACAAGCAACGGGCATACATATTAATGCAACGGTTAGTGATTTATTGGTTGGTGGGTTAGTAGCTGGTGCTGGAAATATAATAGCAGGTAATTCTAGTAATGGTATTTACATTGCTACTACAAATGTTGGAGATAACAATCGGTTTGTAGGCAATTATTTTTCAATCAATGCTACTGGAGATGCAGTGATTTCCAATGGAAATTGGTCAATTTTTGTAGGTGGTAGTGATGGAATCTGGATCGAAGGTAATAGTTTTGGTAAGGGGATACTTATGCGCCAAAGCGCTATCAATGCTTCCAATTTAGCTCAATACAATACCTTGGTTAACAATCGTTTTGGTATTTTGCCGGATGGTAGTACCACAGCGCTGGCTTATGCAATTGATATATATGGTGGAGCGAATAATTATATTGGATTAACTAATGGTAATGGCAATTTGTTTTCGAGTGCTACTGGCAGTGCTATTTGGTTTAGAGATGGGTCAGTAGTAATTTCTACGAATAATGAGAGTAATGGAAATACCATGGTAGCTTGCACGAATATGATTGTAGATAGCAGTAGTGCACCCGGTACTGCACCTGTGATCAATTATGCTGCAGAAAACATTGTGGTCAGCGGCATCTCAGGTGCTAATGATTATATTGAAGTATTTGTAACTACAGATGGTAGTGATACTCTGCGTTTTGTGGGTTCTACGACTGCTGATGGTTCAGGTTTCTGGAATTTTAATCCAGGTACTAGTTGTTTAGATGGTGAAACTGTAATCGCAACTGCAAAAGGCGGAACGAATAATACATCAGTTTTTTCAAATACCCAGATAGTTACCAATGTTGCACCCACAGTTACTAATACTAATACTAATACTGCAACTCAAACATATACGCCTACTTTGACAGCTACACCTACAGCAACCATTACAAATACACCAACCGCAAGTCCTACAGTTACTATAATTGAGGCCTCAATGACTATAACTTTAACCACAACTCCTATCAATGCTTTGGCTGGGTTGGATTTGAACGGGAAAAAAGTATTAGCTTATCCCAATCCTGCTAGCGATGAAGTTAAATTTTTGATGCATCTGGATAATGCTGCTAGTATAGAGATTGTGATTTACAATATGTCCGGAGAAAAAACTATTACTGTAACTGAGGAGTTATTAGCAGGGCACGGACAGGTAATTATCTTGGATAGTCAAGAGTTGGCCCCGGGCTTTTATATCGCGAAAATAAATAAAAATGGGAAAAAATTCGAAGTACTTAAGCTTGCAATTGTACATTAA
- the ablA gene encoding lysine 2,3-aminomutase, whose protein sequence is MTNKDLSNHQETIANKIDQTNTTDQWNDWRWQLKHRITSVALFEKLLDVRFTTEKRKDLEETLEKFPLSITPYYLSLIDKADLENDPVFLQSFPSIHELEKVQYDMNDPLAEDKDSPAPGITHRYPDRVLFLISNMCSMYCRHCTRKRKVGDVDFIPDRKTIQAGLDYIRRTPQVRDVLLSGGDPLMLSDDYLDWILTELRSIDHVEVIRIGTRMPVVLPYRITDELVNILKKHHPLWINTHFNHPREITNSSKEVLAKLADSGIPLGNQSVLLAGVNDCPRIMKRLVHKLVQNRVRPYYLYQCDLAEGLNHFRTPVGKGMEIMENLIGHTSGFAVPTYVIDAPGGGGKIPVMPQYLISWSTNKVILRNFEGVITTYKEPDSYEPVFCDRKCDNCQLQLNLDGAANEEIQAIGISKLLSDYDKTITLTPQDNERHERR, encoded by the coding sequence ATGACGAATAAAGATTTATCAAATCATCAGGAAACGATTGCCAATAAGATTGATCAAACGAATACCACTGATCAGTGGAATGATTGGCGTTGGCAATTAAAGCATCGCATTACTTCGGTTGCTTTGTTTGAAAAGCTACTGGATGTTCGATTTACCACTGAAAAAAGAAAAGATTTGGAAGAAACACTGGAAAAATTTCCGCTTTCGATTACACCTTATTATTTATCGCTGATTGATAAAGCAGATCTTGAGAATGATCCTGTTTTTTTGCAATCTTTTCCTTCTATTCACGAACTGGAAAAGGTTCAGTATGACATGAATGATCCTTTGGCTGAAGACAAAGATTCACCTGCGCCGGGTATCACGCATCGTTACCCTGATCGTGTTCTTTTTCTGATCAGCAATATGTGTTCGATGTATTGCCGACATTGCACCAGAAAGAGAAAGGTCGGGGATGTTGATTTTATCCCTGATCGTAAAACCATTCAAGCAGGATTGGATTATATTCGCCGAACACCACAAGTGCGTGATGTATTGCTTTCCGGTGGTGATCCGTTGATGTTAAGTGATGATTACCTCGATTGGATTTTGACAGAATTGCGTTCTATTGACCATGTAGAAGTTATTCGGATAGGGACACGTATGCCGGTCGTTTTGCCTTATCGTATTACCGATGAATTAGTAAATATATTGAAAAAACATCATCCGCTTTGGATAAACACGCACTTTAATCATCCAAGAGAAATCACCAATTCTTCTAAAGAAGTATTGGCCAAATTGGCTGATAGCGGAATACCACTAGGTAATCAATCAGTACTTTTAGCTGGTGTTAATGATTGTCCAAGGATAATGAAGCGGTTAGTGCATAAACTCGTACAGAATCGTGTGCGTCCTTATTATCTATATCAGTGTGATTTGGCCGAAGGATTAAATCATTTCCGTACACCGGTTGGCAAGGGTATGGAAATAATGGAAAATCTTATTGGTCATACCAGCGGTTTTGCAGTGCCTACTTACGTTATCGATGCTCCTGGAGGTGGAGGGAAAATACCTGTTATGCCTCAATATCTGATCAGTTGGTCTACGAACAAAGTTATTCTTCGTAATTTTGAAGGTGTTATTACAACCTATAAAGAGCCGGATTCTTATGAACCGGTATTTTGTGATCGCAAATGTGATAACTGTCAGCTTCAATTAAATCTTGATGGTGCTGCCAATGAAGAAATCCAAGCTATTGGTATTTCGAAGTTATTATCGGATTATGATAAAACCATTACGCTTACTCCGCAAGATAACGAACGTCATGAGAGGCGATAA
- the ablB gene encoding putative beta-lysine N-acetyltransferase — translation MLELQHYLHEAFGTPKAINSKKTISMSIRFGQKDFESVFDPRNERVKLYGVTIADIQAQCSPPVSSANADLVFSKIIVYTTQGDDQAWQEIGFVKEGKINGFFKSHLDSVIWSFFLSDHRGQDDRAGEQNKIVTSVQSKPVIDPARIQNDFDVQIAKTEDAAGLSGLLKKIFSDYPSSLEPATIAQNIQNKDSLFLFVENEKNEMIACASAEIDHGRKTAELTDCATDPDYRGHGLMLVLLGELERVLKDVFGIVDYYTLCRAPIVGINAAFAKLGYGYGGRLVNNCRMPTGWESMNIWNKTIV, via the coding sequence ATGCTTGAACTTCAACATTATTTACACGAGGCATTTGGTACACCAAAAGCAATCAATAGCAAAAAGACGATTTCAATGTCTATTCGGTTTGGACAAAAAGATTTTGAGTCTGTTTTTGATCCCCGTAATGAGCGTGTGAAGTTATATGGTGTGACGATTGCTGATATACAAGCTCAATGTTCTCCGCCTGTATCTTCTGCAAATGCTGATCTGGTATTTTCAAAGATTATTGTGTACACCACGCAGGGGGATGATCAAGCTTGGCAAGAAATAGGTTTTGTCAAAGAAGGGAAGATTAATGGTTTTTTTAAGAGTCATCTTGACTCGGTAATTTGGTCTTTTTTTTTGTCTGACCATCGGGGGCAAGATGATCGTGCAGGTGAACAAAATAAGATCGTCACATCTGTTCAATCAAAACCGGTGATTGATCCGGCTCGGATACAAAATGATTTTGATGTGCAAATAGCCAAAACAGAAGATGCCGCCGGATTGAGCGGCTTACTCAAAAAAATATTTTCTGATTATCCATCTTCTTTGGAACCGGCAACGATTGCTCAAAATATTCAAAATAAGGATTCGTTATTTTTGTTTGTTGAAAACGAAAAAAATGAAATGATCGCTTGTGCTTCAGCTGAAATCGATCATGGACGAAAAACAGCTGAATTAACAGATTGTGCAACCGATCCGGACTATCGTGGACATGGTTTGATGCTGGTTTTGCTTGGAGAACTTGAACGGGTTTTGAAGGACGTATTTGGAATTGTTGATTACTATACACTTTGTCGTGCGCCTATTGTTGGCATCAATGCTGCTTTTGCAAAATTGGGTTATGGCTATGGCGGGCGCTTGGTGAATAATTGCCGCATGCCAACCGGTTGGGAATCAATGAATATCTGGAATAAAACTATAGTATGA
- a CDS encoding N-acetyltransferase → MMIRKATLEDAIAIHQLINSRAKKGEMLGRSLSEIYENIRDYFVVIARNTLVGVCGLHISWDDLAEIKSLAVKPAYQGKGLGRKLVEACLAEGRELKIQQFFALTYVPVFFKKLKFKRIKREILPHKVWSDCIKCPHFPNCNEIAVLLDLRKVKKPLKKKKKG, encoded by the coding sequence ATGATGATCCGCAAAGCAACCTTGGAAGATGCCATTGCCATCCATCAGCTGATAAACAGCCGGGCGAAAAAAGGTGAAATGCTGGGAAGGTCCTTGTCGGAGATTTATGAAAACATCCGGGACTATTTTGTTGTGATTGCCCGCAATACGCTGGTCGGAGTCTGCGGGTTACATATCAGCTGGGACGACCTGGCGGAGATTAAATCACTGGCAGTCAAACCTGCGTATCAGGGAAAAGGGCTGGGACGGAAATTGGTGGAGGCCTGTTTGGCAGAGGGACGGGAATTGAAGATACAGCAGTTTTTTGCTCTGACCTATGTTCCGGTTTTTTTTAAAAAGCTTAAATTTAAGCGGATCAAACGGGAAATATTGCCGCACAAGGTTTGGAGCGACTGCATCAAGTGCCCGCATTTCCCCAATTGTAATGAAATTGCAGTTTTGCTGGACCTGCGAAAAGTAAAAAAACCTTTGAAAAAAAAGAAAAAAGGGTAA
- a CDS encoding 2-oxoacid:acceptor oxidoreductase family protein, protein MFNRIIIAGSGGQGIQFDGQLLARAAVQQNLVATYVPTYGAERRGGPSFCYVVVANKEVYTPIFKHPDILIAFDQRARNTYGALIRENGKILVNSDLASQPAENESSEVISIPASSIANKIYPENGPLNLVMLGAFLAIVPGVHMEPIREILQHRFANKQERLQVNLVALQKGTESVAGK, encoded by the coding sequence ATGTTTAACCGGATCATTATTGCCGGCTCAGGCGGGCAGGGCATTCAATTTGACGGGCAGCTGCTGGCCCGGGCGGCAGTGCAGCAAAACCTGGTGGCAACGTATGTGCCTACCTATGGCGCCGAACGGCGGGGCGGTCCCTCATTTTGTTACGTGGTGGTCGCAAATAAAGAAGTCTACACACCTATTTTTAAGCATCCGGATATTTTGATTGCATTTGATCAGCGGGCGCGCAACACCTATGGTGCACTTATCAGGGAAAACGGAAAAATATTGGTTAACTCAGATCTGGCCTCGCAACCGGCAGAAAATGAAAGTTCGGAAGTAATCTCGATTCCTGCATCAAGTATTGCCAATAAGATTTATCCGGAGAACGGGCCCTTGAATTTGGTTATGCTGGGCGCTTTTCTTGCCATCGTCCCCGGTGTACATATGGAACCGATCCGGGAAATACTTCAGCACCGGTTTGCCAACAAACAGGAACGCCTGCAGGTTAATTTGGTTGCTTTGCAAAAGGGCACGGAAAGTGTGGCAGGGAAATGA